In one Bacillus sp. PK3_68 genomic region, the following are encoded:
- the lpdA gene encoding dihydrolipoyl dehydrogenase produces MAEEYDLVILGGGTGGYVAAIRAAQLGLKTAIVEKSKLGGTCLHKGCIPSKALLRSAEVFKTAKKSEEFGVTTGSVTLNFARVQKRKQDIVDTLYSGVQGLMKKNKIDIYEGFGRILGPSIFSPMPGTVSVEMNDGTDNPMLIPKNVIIATGSRPRSLPDLPFDGETILSSDDALALESLPASVIIVGGGVIGIEWASMLVDFGVKVTVLEYADRILPTEDMEISKEMERLLKKRGVEIITRAKVLAETVEKQNSSVTIQAETSEGQSTHKAEKLLVSIGRQANTEGIGLENTEIEVEKGTIAVNEFYQTKESHIYAIGDVIGGLQLAHVASHEGITAVNHLAGEEADPIDYTMVPKCIYSSPEAASVGLTEQEAKEQGYELKTGKFSFRAIGKALVYGESDGFVKIVADKETDDLLGVHMIGPHVTDMISEAGLARVLDAASWEVSHAIHPHPTLSEAIGEAALAVEGKAIHS; encoded by the coding sequence TTGGCTGAAGAATATGATTTAGTTATTCTTGGCGGAGGAACGGGCGGATATGTTGCTGCGATTCGTGCGGCACAGCTTGGTTTAAAAACAGCAATTGTAGAAAAAAGCAAGCTCGGAGGGACATGCCTTCATAAAGGGTGCATACCGTCTAAAGCCCTGCTGAGAAGTGCAGAGGTATTTAAGACTGCCAAAAAAAGTGAAGAGTTTGGAGTAACAACAGGCAGCGTAACGTTAAATTTTGCAAGGGTACAAAAGCGGAAGCAGGACATTGTAGATACGCTTTACAGCGGTGTGCAAGGATTAATGAAAAAAAATAAGATTGATATATATGAAGGGTTTGGTCGCATTTTAGGTCCATCTATCTTCTCCCCGATGCCAGGAACGGTGTCGGTTGAAATGAATGACGGAACCGACAATCCCATGCTTATTCCTAAAAATGTTATCATTGCAACAGGCTCCCGTCCGCGTTCTCTGCCGGATCTTCCTTTTGATGGGGAAACCATTTTATCTTCTGACGATGCATTAGCGCTTGAAAGCCTTCCAGCATCAGTCATTATTGTCGGAGGGGGCGTAATCGGCATTGAGTGGGCTTCTATGCTTGTTGATTTTGGAGTCAAAGTAACGGTTCTTGAATATGCAGATCGAATTCTACCAACAGAAGATATGGAAATTTCCAAGGAAATGGAGCGCTTGCTCAAAAAGCGCGGAGTAGAGATAATCACTCGTGCAAAAGTGCTGGCAGAAACAGTGGAAAAACAAAATAGTTCTGTGACCATTCAAGCAGAAACGAGTGAAGGACAGAGCACTCACAAAGCAGAGAAACTGCTCGTGTCCATTGGCCGACAAGCAAACACAGAGGGCATCGGCCTTGAAAATACAGAGATTGAAGTGGAGAAAGGGACTATAGCCGTCAACGAATTTTACCAGACGAAGGAGTCTCATATTTATGCCATTGGAGATGTTATTGGCGGCTTGCAGCTTGCTCATGTGGCTTCTCATGAAGGGATAACGGCTGTTAACCATTTAGCTGGGGAAGAAGCAGACCCGATTGATTATACAATGGTGCCTAAATGTATTTATTCCAGTCCCGAAGCAGCAAGCGTCGGCTTGACAGAACAGGAAGCGAAGGAACAAGGATATGAGTTAAAAACTGGCAAGTTTTCTTTTCGTGCAATCGGAAAAGCTCTCGTCTACGGAGAAAGCGATGGCTTTGTTAAAATAGTGGCAGATAAAGAGACGGATGACTTGCTTGGCGTTCATATGATTGGCCCTCATGTAACAGATATGATTTCAGAAGCGGGTCTCGCCCGTGTACTTGATGCAGCTTCATGGGAAGT
- the bcd gene encoding branched-chain amino acid dehydrogenase, with the protein MEIFKYMKTYDYEQLVFCQDEVSGLKAIIAIHDTTLGPALGGTRMWTYASEEAAIEDALRLARGMTYKNAAAGLNLGGGKAVIIGDPRKDKNEEMFRAFGRYIQGLNGRYITAEDVGTTVEDMDIIHEETDYVTGISPAFGSSGNPSPVTAYGCFVGMQAAAKEAFGTDSLEGLTVSVQGVGNVAYHLCRHLHEAGAKLIVTDINKEAVKRAVDEFGAVAVNTDEIYGVEADIFAPCALGAVINSSTIPQLKVKVVAGSANNQLKENKDGDELHERGIIYAPDYVINAGGVINVADELNGYNRERAMKKVEQIYHNIERTINISKRDHIPTYQAADRMAEERIQKMGKARNQFLLNGHHILSRRKH; encoded by the coding sequence ATGGAAATTTTTAAATATATGAAAACATATGATTATGAACAGCTCGTATTTTGCCAAGATGAGGTATCGGGGTTAAAAGCAATTATCGCTATACATGATACAACATTAGGACCTGCGCTTGGCGGCACAAGAATGTGGACCTATGCATCGGAAGAAGCAGCTATTGAAGATGCTCTTCGTCTGGCACGAGGCATGACATATAAAAATGCAGCCGCAGGCTTAAATTTGGGCGGCGGGAAAGCGGTGATTATTGGTGATCCCCGCAAAGATAAAAATGAAGAAATGTTCCGGGCGTTCGGCCGGTATATCCAAGGGTTAAATGGTCGGTACATTACAGCTGAAGATGTTGGTACAACAGTAGAAGATATGGATATCATCCATGAGGAGACAGATTATGTCACGGGGATCTCTCCTGCTTTCGGTTCCTCTGGCAATCCTTCGCCGGTTACCGCTTATGGTTGCTTTGTCGGTATGCAAGCAGCAGCCAAAGAGGCTTTTGGCACAGACTCACTCGAAGGTCTCACTGTTTCGGTGCAAGGAGTAGGAAATGTCGCTTATCATTTATGCCGGCATTTACATGAGGCGGGAGCCAAGCTAATTGTAACGGATATTAATAAGGAGGCAGTAAAGCGGGCTGTCGATGAGTTTGGTGCTGTAGCGGTGAATACTGATGAAATTTATGGGGTCGAGGCCGATATTTTTGCTCCATGTGCTCTTGGAGCAGTAATTAATTCATCCACTATTCCTCAATTGAAAGTAAAAGTGGTCGCCGGCTCTGCCAATAATCAATTAAAAGAAAACAAAGACGGTGACGAACTGCATGAACGTGGCATTATTTATGCTCCTGATTATGTAATTAATGCCGGCGGTGTAATTAATGTGGCGGATGAACTGAATGGTTACAATCGGGAGCGCGCCATGAAAAAGGTTGAGCAGATTTATCATAACATTGAAAGAACCATTAATATTTCCAAGCGTGATCACATTCCAACCTACCAGGCGGCGGATCGCATGGCTGAAGAGCGAATTCAGAAAATGGGCAAGGCAAGAAATCAATTCTTATTGAATGGCCATCACATTTTATCAAGACGGAAACATTAA
- a CDS encoding sigma-54-dependent Fis family transcriptional regulator produces MQTALIIGGGQGGLSVLKILMDSQMMKVIAVADVDKGAPAIRLAREMGISTGQNWQSFMKKQPDVIIEVTGDSCIFEAVRQYDPNAVVIPGSVAYILAQLLKQKEELIMRLKNQSYQYDVIFESIDEGMIVIDQTEKIILFNKSAERILGVRKQNAIGQHVTEIVPNSRLPEVLKHKQAEINREQKLTENEKIITSRFPMITAEGKVIGAFSIFKDITEVVNLAEEITNLKEIQTMLKAIIFSSDDAISVVDEKGRGLLINPAYTRLTGLSKKEVIGKPATIDISEGDSVHLQVLAKKQPVRGVKMYVGPKKKEVVVNVAPILVDDKLKGSVGVIHDLTEIQSLTKELDRARQIIRTLEAKYTFEEIIGCSEEMKVAVEQAKAGANTPATVLLRGESGTGKELFAHAIHNASDRRYNKFIRVNCAALTESLLESELFGYEDGAFSGARRGGKRGLFEEANNGSIFLDEIGELSANMQAKLLRVLQEQEIVRVGGAKSIAVNVRVIAATNVNLEKAMAEGTFREDLYYRLNRMPIHIPPLRNRKVDIPLLCERLIAKINQDYGRNVEGVTSEAMERLMNYSWPGNVRELENVLGRAMIFLNYSDSFIDAAALPPLLEGKKEMSSIGDEWRDAGNQKGHSLQEMLDLYEKEILQSRLAKNNGNKTAAAKELKISIRNLYYKLEKYQLH; encoded by the coding sequence ATGCAAACAGCTTTAATTATTGGCGGTGGACAAGGCGGCCTTTCAGTTTTAAAAATATTGATGGACAGCCAAATGATGAAAGTAATAGCGGTGGCAGATGTAGATAAGGGGGCCCCGGCTATTCGTTTGGCACGGGAGATGGGGATTTCGACAGGGCAGAATTGGCAGTCATTCATGAAAAAACAGCCCGATGTCATTATTGAAGTAACCGGAGACAGCTGTATATTCGAAGCAGTTCGCCAATATGATCCCAATGCTGTTGTGATTCCAGGTAGTGTCGCTTATATACTGGCTCAGCTCCTTAAACAAAAAGAGGAACTAATTATGCGGCTGAAAAATCAGTCGTATCAATATGACGTCATCTTTGAATCCATTGATGAAGGAATGATCGTCATCGACCAGACAGAAAAGATTATCCTGTTCAATAAAAGTGCGGAACGTATTCTCGGGGTTAGGAAGCAGAACGCCATTGGGCAGCATGTGACGGAAATTGTACCGAACAGCCGCTTGCCGGAAGTGTTAAAACATAAACAGGCGGAAATTAACAGGGAACAAAAGTTGACAGAGAATGAGAAGATTATTACATCGCGGTTCCCAATGATCACAGCAGAAGGAAAGGTCATTGGAGCTTTTTCTATTTTTAAAGACATTACCGAAGTTGTTAATCTGGCTGAGGAGATCACTAATCTCAAGGAAATTCAAACGATGCTTAAGGCGATTATTTTTTCTAGTGATGACGCCATTTCAGTAGTAGACGAAAAAGGAAGAGGTTTGCTCATTAATCCGGCGTACACGAGATTAACCGGTCTCAGTAAAAAAGAGGTGATTGGAAAGCCCGCGACCATCGATATCTCAGAGGGAGACAGCGTGCATTTGCAAGTGCTTGCCAAGAAACAGCCAGTACGTGGTGTGAAAATGTATGTCGGTCCTAAAAAAAAGGAAGTCGTTGTAAATGTCGCCCCTATTCTTGTAGATGATAAGCTGAAAGGCAGCGTAGGCGTTATCCACGATTTAACAGAAATTCAATCGTTAACGAAAGAACTCGACCGTGCAAGACAAATTATTCGTACACTGGAAGCAAAGTATACATTTGAGGAAATCATTGGCTGTTCTGAAGAAATGAAAGTTGCTGTGGAACAGGCGAAAGCTGGAGCGAATACACCGGCAACCGTTTTGTTAAGAGGGGAGTCTGGGACTGGAAAAGAATTATTTGCTCACGCCATTCACAATGCTAGTGATCGCCGCTACAATAAATTTATCCGTGTTAACTGTGCAGCTCTCACAGAATCATTATTGGAGAGCGAGCTGTTTGGCTATGAAGATGGAGCTTTTTCAGGTGCCCGTCGCGGCGGCAAAAGGGGATTATTTGAAGAGGCAAATAACGGAAGTATTTTTCTCGATGAAATTGGTGAGTTAAGCGCCAACATGCAGGCAAAACTTTTGCGTGTGTTGCAAGAGCAAGAGATTGTTCGAGTGGGTGGAGCAAAATCTATCGCTGTTAATGTGCGGGTTATTGCGGCTACAAATGTTAATTTAGAAAAAGCGATGGCGGAGGGGACATTCCGTGAAGATTTATATTACCGGCTTAACCGGATGCCTATACATATTCCCCCACTTCGCAATCGAAAGGTAGATATCCCGCTTTTGTGTGAACGGCTCATCGCAAAGATCAATCAGGATTACGGAAGAAATGTCGAAGGAGTAACTTCTGAAGCAATGGAACGGTTGATGAACTATTCTTGGCCAGGTAACGTGCGGGAATTAGAGAATGTTTTGGGCAGAGCGATGATTTTCCTAAATTACAGCGACAGTTTCATTGATGCAGCTGCTCTGCCGCCGTTGTTGGAGGGAAAAAAGGAAATGAGCAGCATAGGAGATGAGTGGCGGGATGCTGGCAATCAAAAAGGGCATTCACTGCAAGAAATGCTGGATCTCTATGAAAAAGAAATCCTCCAATCACGCTTGGCTAAAAATAATGGAAATAAAACGGCAGCAGCTAAAGAATTAAAAATCTCCATTAGGAATTTATACTACAAGCTAGAAAAGTATCAGTTGCATTGA
- a CDS encoding DUF2627 domain-containing protein, producing the protein MIRLLALLVLVIPGFLAGLGIKLMRDMLFGILQPPFPFLWLQFLIGLVLFVGGLGFVAGFIFYRDRKNNKVQNRFKDK; encoded by the coding sequence ATGATCCGACTACTGGCGTTATTGGTTTTAGTTATCCCCGGTTTCTTAGCGGGACTTGGTATAAAATTAATGAGGGATATGCTATTTGGCATACTGCAGCCTCCTTTTCCGTTTCTATGGCTGCAGTTTCTGATTGGCCTCGTTCTATTTGTTGGCGGGCTGGGATTTGTTGCTGGCTTTATTTTCTACAGGGATCGAAAAAACAATAAAGTACAAAACCGATTTAAAGACAAATGA
- a CDS encoding glycerophosphodiester phosphodiesterase, which produces MTAIFAHRGFSAIAPENTLAAFKAAEAAGADGIELDVQLTKDGRLAVIHDEKLNRTTNGQGYVKDWEWKDLSQLEAKYKFPEAVHDIGIPLLEDVFEWMRENELICNIELKNNEFPYKGMEEKVIRLIRQFNYEGRVIISSFNHYSLTYVYQLAPDLETAALYSAHLYMPWKYAEAIRAGAIHPNIRTVKDEIIRSAVENGIHIRPYTVNKEKQIRWLIEEGCSGLITDDPKTALSIRDSVLDV; this is translated from the coding sequence ATGACCGCTATCTTTGCTCATCGCGGCTTTTCTGCAATAGCTCCCGAAAACACACTAGCCGCTTTTAAAGCGGCAGAAGCAGCAGGAGCTGATGGCATTGAACTAGATGTTCAGCTGACAAAAGATGGACGTCTTGCTGTCATTCATGATGAGAAGTTAAACCGCACGACAAATGGTCAAGGCTATGTGAAAGACTGGGAATGGAAAGACCTGTCACAGTTAGAAGCGAAATATAAGTTTCCAGAAGCCGTTCATGACATTGGCATTCCGCTTTTGGAAGATGTGTTTGAATGGATGCGGGAAAATGAACTTATTTGTAATATCGAGTTAAAAAATAATGAGTTTCCCTACAAGGGAATGGAAGAAAAAGTGATTCGGCTCATCCGTCAATTTAACTATGAAGGCCGCGTGATTATTTCCTCTTTTAACCATTACTCGCTAACTTATGTATACCAGCTCGCACCGGATTTAGAGACCGCAGCTCTTTATTCTGCCCATCTTTACATGCCATGGAAATATGCTGAGGCTATTCGGGCGGGAGCTATTCATCCGAATATTCGCACAGTCAAAGATGAGATTATCCGTTCAGCCGTTGAGAATGGTATTCATATTCGGCCTTATACAGTCAATAAAGAAAAGCAAATCCGCTGGCTAATTGAAGAAGGCTGCTCCGGTCTGATTACTGATGACCCGAAAACAGCTTTATCTATTCGAGACAGTGTGTTAGATGTGTAA
- the spo0A gene encoding sporulation transcription factor Spo0A: protein MSKIKVAIVDDNRDLVNMLEEYISSQEDMEVTGRASNGQDCLDMLPDAKPDVLILDIIMPHVDGLAVLERMRDLELETVPNVIMLTAFGQEDVTKKAVELGASYFMLKPFDIESLFNHIRQVSGKENSMMRRSSQETLKQPAKKAVNLDASITSIIHEIGVPAHIKGYMYLREAISMVYNDIELLGSITKVLYPDIAKKYNTTASRVERAIRHAIEVAWSRGNIDSISSLFGYTVSMTKAKPTNSEFIAMVADKLRLEHKAS from the coding sequence ATGTCTAAAATAAAAGTAGCTATTGTTGATGATAACCGGGATCTTGTGAATATGCTTGAAGAGTACATCTCTTCTCAGGAGGACATGGAAGTCACAGGAAGGGCGAGCAATGGACAAGACTGTTTGGATATGCTGCCTGACGCTAAGCCAGACGTACTCATTCTGGATATTATCATGCCTCACGTCGATGGATTGGCCGTTTTGGAAAGAATGAGAGATCTTGAACTTGAAACGGTTCCTAATGTAATCATGCTAACGGCTTTTGGACAGGAGGATGTTACGAAAAAGGCGGTGGAGCTCGGTGCCTCCTATTTTATGCTGAAACCATTTGATATTGAGAGTTTGTTTAATCATATCCGCCAGGTAAGCGGTAAAGAAAACTCGATGATGCGGCGTTCGTCGCAAGAAACATTAAAACAACCAGCAAAAAAGGCGGTTAATCTTGATGCAAGCATCACAAGCATCATTCATGAAATCGGTGTGCCCGCCCATATTAAGGGATATATGTATTTGCGTGAAGCTATATCTATGGTATATAACGACATTGAACTGCTTGGGTCTATTACCAAAGTTCTTTATCCAGATATTGCAAAAAAATATAATACAACGGCCAGCCGTGTAGAGCGGGCGATTCGTCATGCGATTGAAGTGGCTTGGAGCCGGGGGAATATTGATTCAATCTCTAGTTTGTTTGGCTATACTGTCTCCATGACAAAAGCTAAACCAACCAACTCGGAATTTATTGCCATGGTAGCAGATAAGCTCCGTCTCGAACATAAAGCTTCTTGA
- the spoIVB gene encoding SpoIVB peptidase: MNKYTFNTITGGILLVSFVVCFVISSFINSVYAAGIGHSEKDKTSAAADYTLNDEAELLQLAGFPEKNEKAAAASKIRVIPGGQSIGIKLNTFGVLVVGHHLVETVGGKQSPGEKAGIRIGDMITEINGKKIKKMQDISAFVQRAGQEATPLQVTIRRNQKVVHTELKPLKDKNEQSFKIGLYIRDSASGIGTLTFVEPESGKYGALGHVIADADTKKPIIVQGGEIVKSKVTSIEKGRNGNPGEKLAQFSTGQKKLGDIKRNSPYGIFGRLNQPISNNLVKKSYPVALSHEVKEGPAKILTVINGEKVEWYDIEIVSTIPQKYPATKGMVLKVTDKRLLDKTGGIVQGMSGSPIIQNGKVIGAVTHVFVNDPTSGYGVHIEWMLNEAGVSLTGTEKSEAS, encoded by the coding sequence TTGAACAAGTATACATTCAATACAATCACTGGTGGAATTCTCCTTGTTTCATTTGTAGTATGTTTCGTTATTTCTTCTTTTATAAATAGCGTTTATGCTGCAGGCATCGGACATTCAGAAAAAGATAAAACCTCAGCGGCAGCAGACTATACGCTTAATGATGAAGCCGAGCTTTTGCAGCTGGCAGGCTTTCCAGAGAAAAATGAAAAAGCAGCAGCAGCTAGCAAAATCCGTGTTATTCCAGGAGGGCAATCAATCGGCATTAAATTGAATACATTTGGTGTCCTTGTTGTTGGCCATCATCTTGTGGAAACTGTTGGCGGCAAGCAGTCGCCGGGAGAAAAAGCAGGAATTAGGATTGGCGATATGATTACAGAGATCAACGGAAAAAAAATTAAAAAAATGCAGGACATCAGCGCATTTGTTCAACGGGCGGGACAAGAGGCTACACCGCTCCAAGTGACAATACGCAGGAATCAAAAAGTTGTTCATACGGAATTAAAGCCGTTAAAGGATAAAAATGAACAATCATTTAAGATCGGTTTGTATATTCGTGACTCTGCCTCAGGCATTGGAACACTCACTTTTGTAGAACCGGAGTCAGGGAAATATGGAGCATTGGGACATGTCATTGCCGATGCAGATACAAAAAAACCAATTATCGTTCAAGGTGGAGAAATTGTAAAATCAAAAGTGACGTCCATTGAAAAAGGCCGCAATGGCAACCCGGGTGAAAAGCTGGCTCAGTTTTCGACCGGCCAAAAAAAGCTGGGTGATATTAAAAGAAACAGTCCATACGGCATATTTGGACGCTTAAACCAGCCGATTTCCAATAATTTAGTGAAGAAATCTTATCCAGTTGCTTTGTCTCATGAGGTGAAAGAGGGACCAGCTAAAATTTTAACAGTTATAAACGGGGAAAAAGTGGAGTGGTATGATATAGAAATCGTGAGCACCATCCCCCAAAAATATCCTGCAACAAAAGGGATGGTTTTAAAGGTGACAGATAAGCGGCTTCTTGACAAAACAGGAGGAATTGTTCAAGGGATGAGCGGAAGCCCCATTATTCAAAATGGAAAAGTGATTGGTGCGGTCACACATGTGTTTGTCAATGACCCTACATCAGGATACGGTGTTCACATTGAATGGATGCTCAATGAGGCAGGGGTTTCCTTGACGGGAACAGAGAAGAGTGAAGCGAGCTAA
- a CDS encoding MgtC/SapB family protein, which produces MFIAVSDFVFNLGVATILSMIMGLEREIKKKPLGLKTCVVIGITSCLLTDVSIEAANHFAIPYEKPMDPLRLAAQIVSGIGFLGAGVILRRNNDIISGLTTAAIVWGAGAIGIACGAGFWMEAIISTCLIIISVEIFPVIFKWIGPKSLTEKQLKVKIIVDNDDKMTEILKQMKQKGMKAHKVRIKDVQEGTLQQLDLTILVNEKLYATDVYHELKQIKHVISVEMEAL; this is translated from the coding sequence ATGTTTATAGCGGTAAGTGATTTTGTGTTTAATTTGGGTGTTGCTACTATTTTATCCATGATCATGGGATTGGAGAGAGAAATCAAGAAAAAGCCTCTCGGTTTAAAAACATGCGTCGTTATCGGAATTACCAGTTGTTTGCTTACCGATGTTTCCATTGAGGCGGCTAATCATTTCGCTATTCCTTACGAAAAACCAATGGATCCGCTCAGGCTTGCTGCCCAAATTGTATCAGGAATTGGTTTTTTGGGAGCAGGTGTTATTTTAAGAAGGAACAACGATATCATTTCCGGACTGACTACCGCAGCCATTGTTTGGGGAGCCGGAGCGATTGGCATTGCCTGCGGGGCCGGCTTTTGGATGGAGGCCATCATTTCCACCTGTCTAATTATTATTAGTGTAGAAATTTTTCCGGTTATATTTAAATGGATTGGTCCTAAATCCTTAACGGAAAAGCAATTAAAGGTAAAAATTATCGTTGATAATGATGATAAAATGACTGAAATACTCAAACAAATGAAACAGAAGGGCATGAAAGCCCATAAAGTTCGGATTAAAGATGTGCAAGAAGGAACGCTCCAACAATTGGATTTAACAATTTTGGTGAATGAGAAATTGTACGCCACTGATGTCTATCATGAGTTGAAACAAATAAAACACGTCATCAGTGTAGAAATGGAAGCACTTTGA
- the recN gene encoding DNA repair protein RecN encodes MLQELSIRNFAIIEELHVSLEKGLTVLTGETGAGKSIIIDAVHLLVGGRGSSEFVRHGEKKAEIEGMFQIDSPDHPCLEKAQEFGIDVEEEAIVIRREISANGKSVCRINGKLVTIGILREVGSALVDIHGQHEHQELMDASQHLRLLDHFGGTEVLAAKDSYAEVYKRYEQTVKAISQLSENEQQMAHRLDLIQFQLSEIQKADLRIHEDDELMEEKRKLSNFEKLYESVQNAANALQGEGKGLDWIGLAMTQLEAAAEIDESYKSAYEAVSESFYVLEDAARHAGSALDGLEFDPNRLNFIEARLNEINQLKRKYGGSIEEILEYGAKIEEEIDTLTNRETHIEKLRHELSAYEKDLLLEGEQLSHLRRKAAKKLTDAIHLELKQLYMDKTVFQIQFATIDGKDGVQPKVFKKDGLDEVEFYISTNPGEPVKPLSKVASGGELSRIMLAMKTIFSQHQGITSIIFDEVDTGVSGRVAQAIGEKIYEVAVHSQVLCISHLPQVAAMADTHLYISKMMKNGRTKTLVEPLKNEAKVREIGRMISGVEMTDLTKQHAKELLDLAASLKIK; translated from the coding sequence TTGTTACAGGAACTGTCCATACGCAATTTTGCTATCATAGAAGAACTTCATGTATCGCTGGAAAAAGGGCTGACTGTGCTTACTGGTGAAACCGGAGCCGGGAAATCGATTATTATTGATGCCGTTCACTTGCTTGTAGGCGGCCGTGGTTCGTCCGAATTTGTTCGTCATGGAGAAAAGAAGGCTGAAATAGAAGGAATGTTTCAAATTGACAGCCCCGATCACCCTTGTTTGGAAAAGGCGCAAGAGTTCGGCATTGATGTCGAAGAAGAAGCGATTGTCATTCGACGTGAAATCTCTGCAAACGGCAAAAGCGTGTGCCGCATCAACGGCAAGCTTGTAACGATCGGGATTTTGCGTGAGGTAGGTTCAGCTCTCGTTGATATCCACGGCCAGCATGAACATCAGGAGTTAATGGATGCCAGCCAGCATTTACGCCTGCTTGACCATTTTGGCGGAACGGAAGTGTTAGCAGCGAAGGATAGCTATGCGGAGGTTTACAAACGTTATGAACAAACGGTCAAAGCTATTAGCCAGTTGAGCGAAAATGAGCAACAGATGGCTCATCGATTGGACTTAATTCAATTTCAGCTTTCAGAAATCCAAAAAGCAGACTTACGGATTCACGAAGACGATGAACTTATGGAGGAGAAAAGAAAGCTGAGCAATTTTGAAAAACTGTATGAATCTGTTCAAAATGCCGCCAATGCCCTGCAAGGTGAAGGAAAGGGACTCGATTGGATTGGATTGGCCATGACTCAGTTAGAGGCTGCAGCTGAGATTGATGAGTCATATAAATCAGCCTACGAAGCCGTATCCGAGAGTTTTTATGTGCTTGAAGATGCCGCTCGACATGCAGGCTCAGCTTTGGATGGTCTCGAATTTGATCCAAATCGACTTAACTTTATTGAAGCAAGACTAAATGAAATCAATCAGCTGAAAAGAAAGTATGGAGGCTCTATCGAGGAGATTTTAGAGTATGGAGCCAAAATTGAAGAGGAAATTGACACGTTAACTAATAGAGAAACGCATATTGAAAAATTGCGTCATGAACTCTCAGCGTATGAGAAGGATTTGCTGCTTGAAGGAGAGCAGCTAAGCCATTTAAGACGGAAGGCTGCCAAGAAATTGACGGATGCCATTCATCTCGAGCTTAAGCAGCTATACATGGATAAAACAGTGTTTCAAATCCAATTCGCCACAATAGATGGAAAAGACGGAGTCCAGCCGAAGGTCTTTAAAAAAGATGGCCTTGATGAAGTAGAGTTTTATATTTCAACGAACCCGGGAGAACCGGTTAAACCACTTTCTAAAGTAGCATCGGGTGGAGAATTGTCACGGATTATGCTCGCCATGAAGACAATTTTTTCGCAGCACCAGGGCATCACTTCCATCATATTCGATGAAGTAGACACAGGAGTTAGCGGTCGTGTAGCTCAAGCTATCGGCGAGAAAATATATGAAGTCGCTGTCCATTCACAAGTGCTTTGTATCTCCCACTTGCCACAGGTGGCCGCTATGGCTGATACTCACTTATACATTTCAAAAATGATGAAAAATGGGCGGACGAAAACCCTAGTGGAGCCATTGAAAAACGAAGCAAAGGTCCGGGAGATTGGCCGCATGATCTCTGGAGTGGAGATGACAGATTTAACGAAACAACATGCAAAAGAACTGCTCGATCTGGCTGCCTCGTTAAAAATAAAATAA
- the argR gene encoding transcriptional regulator ArgR produces the protein MNKGQRHIKIREIIANNEIETQDELVDYLKELGYNVTQATVSRDIKELHLVKVPLMDGRYKYSLPADQRFNPLQKLKRSLVDSFVSIDSAGHFVIMKTLPGNAQAVGALIDNLDWEEIMGTICGDDTCLLICRAPEHTAVISERFLEML, from the coding sequence ATGAATAAAGGACAACGTCACATTAAAATTAGAGAAATTATTGCTAATAATGAAATAGAAACACAAGATGAATTAGTGGATTATCTAAAAGAACTCGGTTACAACGTTACACAGGCAACCGTTTCCCGGGATATTAAAGAGCTTCACTTAGTTAAAGTTCCATTAATGGATGGCCGCTATAAATACAGCTTGCCGGCGGATCAACGATTTAATCCCCTGCAAAAGTTAAAGCGTTCGCTGGTAGACTCTTTTGTCAGCATTGATTCTGCTGGACACTTTGTCATCATGAAAACACTTCCAGGAAATGCCCAGGCGGTCGGTGCATTGATTGATAATTTAGATTGGGAAGAGATCATGGGGACTATCTGTGGGGATGATACCTGCCTGCTCATTTGCCGCGCTCCAGAGCATACAGCTGTGATTTCAGAACGCTTTTTAGAAATGCTTTGA